The DNA window CCCTCGTCCACACCGCCCTCGATCAGGTGCCAGGAGATTCCGTGCCGGTTCTCTCCCGCCAGTTTCGCCCAGACCGGCGCATTCAATCCGGCATAGGCGGGCAAGGGTCCATCGTGAAAATTGACCGCGCCTCGCCGTGCCAGGGCGATCACGTCCTCCGGGATGAGATCGAGATTGGCAATCGACAGCAACCAGTCGAACTCAAGCCCGCCAAGGCGCGCGCCGAGGTCACGGCCCGGCGCGATCACCTTCAGCCCCGCCGCCTCGGCCCAAGCTGCGACATCCTCGTTGCGCGTCACCACGGCGGTGATCTTGTGACCCGCGCCGCGTAACAGATCGCCACACTGGATCAGGAGGCTTTCGTTGCCGATGAGAAGTGAACTGAACTGGGTCATAATGAGATCAATGCCTATGCGTGGAAATTTGGAACAGGGCCCTTCGTGGCGGGCTCGCGGATTGCGGCACGTCCGCGAAACAGCGCCCGAAGATCATGAAGAAGAAGCGTCCGGAGAAAGCGAGGCGGATCGTTGTGCCTGCGTCTGGTCAACAGACACCGCAGCCGATGCAGCGCGCCGCCCGCGACATGGGCCAGCGTCGCCGTGATCGCATAGAGCGTCCCATGGTTCTTGGAAAAGTAATGCCAACGGCTGTCAAACCAGTAACCCGGAACGCGCCGCCATGTCTTCATGCCGGTCGAGACCGACCCGATATGCGCTACCTTGCTGGCGGGAAGATAGTCGGTCTGGTGTCCGGCTCGGCGGGCGCGCAGGCACAGATCGGTTTCCTCAAAATACAGAAAGAAGGTCTCGTCGAAGAGACCTATTTCATCCAGAACCGACTGCCTCATCAGCATCGACGCGCCGGCCAGCCAATCGACCGTCCGGGTCTCGGTCGGGGTCTCAATCGGTACGCGGTACTTTCTGAACAGGCGCGAGACCGGGCCGAAGTGGATTGAACCTTCGAATTCACTGGCAATGGACGGAAATCGAAAGCTGGTCAGATGAGTATCGCCGTCTGGCCCGTGAATATAGCTTCCGGCAAAGCCCGTCTCGGGCGTCGCTTCGAGATGATCCAGAAGTATGCGCAGGGCGTCCGGGGCCGGAAAGGCGTCGGAATTGAGGATGTAGACGTAATCAGGTGCCGATCCGTCGGCCAGCCCGGCGCGTATCCCAACGTTGTTGCCCGCTCCAAAGCCGCCGTTGCGCGGCGACATTATCACGCGGACGCGACCTTCCGCATCCCAGCCACGTGACGCGACCTCTCCGGACAACA is part of the Roseovarius sp. THAF9 genome and encodes:
- a CDS encoding glycosyltransferase family 2 protein codes for the protein MSSPTVLTVVLNYKTAEMTLRAVEAVKDAMDGLSGGIAIVDNDSQDGSFEMLSGEVASRGWDAEGRVRVIMSPRNGGFGAGNNVGIRAGLADGSAPDYVYILNSDAFPAPDALRILLDHLEATPETGFAGSYIHGPDGDTHLTSFRFPSIASEFEGSIHFGPVSRLFRKYRVPIETPTETRTVDWLAGASMLMRQSVLDEIGLFDETFFLYFEETDLCLRARRAGHQTDYLPASKVAHIGSVSTGMKTWRRVPGYWFDSRWHYFSKNHGTLYAITATLAHVAGGALHRLRCLLTRRRHNDPPRFLRTLLLHDLRALFRGRAAIREPATKGPVPNFHA